One window from the genome of Corynebacterium sp. SCR221107 encodes:
- the aspS gene encoding aspartate--tRNA ligase — MLRTHLAGELRKDLAGQEVTLTGWVARRRDHGGVIFIDMRDSSGLAQVVFRENEVAEQAHHLRSEFCIKVTGIVEPRPEGSENPNLASGEIEVNVAALEVLNEAAPLPFQIDDASQSGEVGEEARLKYRYLDLRRPTQGGALRLRSKANQAARRVLDRHDFVEIETPTLTRSTPEGARDFLVPARLKPGSWYALPQSPQLFKQLLMVAGMERYYQIARCYRDEDFRADRQPEFTQLDVEMSFVDQDDIIALAEEILVELWKLIGYEIATPIPRMTYAHAMKYYGSDKPDLRFDIKIVECTEFFKDTTFRVFQNEYVGAVVMDGGASQPRRQLDAWQEWAKQRGAKGLAYILVGEDGELSGPVAKNITEAERAGIAAHVGAKPGDCIFFAAGDTKSSRALLGAARGEIANKLDLIKEGDWAFTWVVDAPLFEPSADATASGDVALGHSKWTAVHHAFTSPKPEWIDSFDENPGEATAYAYDIVCNGNEIGGGSIRIHRRDVQERVFKVMGITEEEAREKFGFLLDAFAFGAPPHGGIAFGWDRIVSLLGGFDSIRDVIAFPKSGGGVDPLTDAPAPIPDSQRKETGVDFKPKKENAKATDKA, encoded by the coding sequence GTGCTGCGCACTCATCTAGCTGGCGAGCTTCGCAAGGACCTCGCGGGACAAGAGGTGACCCTGACCGGTTGGGTTGCTCGTCGTCGTGATCACGGTGGCGTTATTTTCATCGACATGCGTGATTCCTCTGGTCTTGCGCAGGTTGTTTTCCGCGAAAACGAAGTCGCCGAACAAGCACACCACCTCCGCAGTGAGTTCTGCATCAAGGTCACCGGTATCGTGGAGCCCCGCCCGGAAGGCTCCGAGAACCCTAACTTGGCCTCCGGTGAGATTGAAGTCAACGTCGCCGCGCTCGAGGTGCTCAACGAGGCTGCACCGCTTCCTTTCCAAATCGACGACGCCTCCCAGTCCGGCGAGGTAGGCGAGGAAGCCCGCCTGAAATACCGCTACCTGGATCTGCGTCGCCCAACCCAAGGTGGTGCCTTGCGCCTGCGCTCCAAAGCGAACCAGGCAGCCCGCCGGGTGCTCGATCGCCATGACTTCGTGGAGATCGAAACTCCAACGTTGACTCGTTCGACCCCAGAAGGTGCCCGCGACTTCCTCGTGCCGGCACGTCTGAAGCCAGGAAGCTGGTATGCGCTGCCGCAGTCGCCGCAGCTTTTCAAGCAGCTGCTCATGGTGGCCGGTATGGAGCGTTACTACCAGATTGCACGCTGCTACCGTGACGAGGACTTCCGCGCCGACCGCCAGCCGGAGTTCACGCAGCTCGACGTCGAGATGAGCTTCGTTGATCAGGACGACATCATCGCTTTGGCCGAGGAGATTTTGGTCGAGTTGTGGAAGCTGATCGGCTATGAGATCGCCACTCCGATCCCGCGCATGACCTATGCCCATGCCATGAAGTACTACGGCTCCGACAAGCCGGACCTGCGCTTCGACATCAAGATCGTCGAATGCACCGAGTTCTTCAAGGACACCACCTTCCGCGTATTCCAGAATGAGTACGTCGGTGCCGTGGTTATGGACGGTGGCGCCTCCCAGCCGCGCCGCCAGCTTGATGCGTGGCAGGAATGGGCGAAGCAGCGCGGCGCGAAGGGCCTGGCCTACATCCTCGTGGGTGAGGACGGCGAGTTGTCTGGTCCGGTGGCCAAGAACATCACCGAGGCCGAGCGCGCCGGTATTGCCGCCCACGTCGGCGCGAAGCCGGGCGACTGCATCTTCTTCGCCGCGGGCGATACCAAGAGCTCGCGCGCGCTGCTGGGTGCAGCCCGTGGCGAGATCGCAAACAAGCTCGATTTGATCAAGGAAGGTGATTGGGCCTTTACCTGGGTCGTCGATGCACCGCTGTTCGAGCCGTCTGCCGACGCAACCGCATCCGGCGACGTGGCCCTGGGACACTCCAAGTGGACAGCTGTGCACCATGCCTTTACCTCCCCGAAGCCGGAGTGGATCGACTCTTTCGACGAGAACCCGGGCGAGGCAACCGCATACGCCTATGACATCGTCTGCAACGGCAACGAGATCGGCGGCGGATCCATTCGTATCCACCGTCGTGACGTCCAGGAGCGTGTCTTCAAGGTCATGGGCATCACCGAGGAAGAAGCGCGCGAGAAGTTCGGCTTCTTGCTCGACGCCTTTGCTTTCGGCGCACCTCCACACGGCGGCATCGCCTTCGGTTGGGACCGCATTGTCTCCCTGTTGGGTGGTTTTGACTCCATCCGCGACGTCATCGCCTTCCCGAAGTCCGGTGGCGGCGTTGACCCGCTGACCGATGCTCCGGCGCCGATCCCGGATTCCCAGCGCAAGGAGACTGGCGTGGACTTCAAGCCTAAGAAGGAAAATGCAAAGGCAACGGACAAGGCCTAA
- a CDS encoding phosphotransferase, with protein sequence MSFDDLKEYGETDPKLVNSVVETAEKLLSQRYGGTQKLSDIKDLGGSGIAVVLRARVAPSPFLQQRSVVLKYMPATDLLYDKTTLLREIVAYQFTTSLSEEVRPGPVLLAYDVDERLIVLSDSGDGDTFAELLDTNDEQLRVSILRNLGEAIGKMHADTANKEQDFLILQKRMFAKYPDVQAMFGYRERLLWASLAVGQELLVRAGIEISDVVKDFANDAGRRLMSGQHRAFTPFDLSPDNIIVSERTHFLDYEWAGFRDATFDVACVIAGFPQFLFARPVTDDEADVFIESWVHEVGKIWPNVNNSTRLSARIVTAMVGWALTSLMMMLLSAEAEMSAEFFHGDFDLNDLDLAMVVDRMAPIADQVLAKNPANLTDEAQMIRQDLRETFEAMYRYAERGRDPRFPEVAAFARSVVELLEAPNTTASFSPSRASGQV encoded by the coding sequence TTGTCCTTCGACGATCTCAAGGAATACGGCGAAACAGACCCCAAACTGGTTAATTCTGTCGTGGAAACAGCAGAAAAACTGCTGAGCCAGCGATATGGCGGCACCCAGAAGCTCAGCGACATTAAAGATCTCGGTGGCTCCGGAATTGCAGTAGTCCTGCGCGCCCGAGTGGCTCCGTCGCCATTTCTGCAACAGCGCTCCGTCGTGTTGAAGTACATGCCTGCCACTGATCTGCTCTACGATAAGACGACCCTGCTCCGGGAGATCGTGGCCTATCAGTTCACCACCTCGCTCAGTGAAGAGGTGCGACCTGGTCCCGTTTTGCTTGCCTACGACGTGGACGAGCGCCTTATTGTGTTAAGTGACTCAGGTGATGGCGATACCTTCGCGGAATTGCTTGACACCAATGATGAGCAGCTAAGGGTGTCCATTCTTCGCAATCTGGGTGAAGCCATTGGCAAGATGCACGCCGACACCGCCAACAAAGAGCAAGACTTCCTCATCTTGCAAAAGCGAATGTTCGCCAAATACCCGGATGTGCAGGCGATGTTCGGATACCGCGAACGTCTGCTGTGGGCTTCGCTTGCCGTGGGGCAGGAGTTGCTGGTTCGCGCGGGTATCGAAATCTCCGATGTAGTCAAAGACTTTGCCAACGACGCAGGTCGCCGACTCATGAGCGGCCAACATCGCGCTTTTACTCCTTTTGACCTTTCTCCCGACAACATCATCGTTTCTGAGCGCACGCATTTCCTTGACTACGAATGGGCGGGGTTTCGCGATGCCACCTTCGACGTAGCTTGTGTCATAGCCGGTTTCCCACAATTCTTGTTCGCCCGCCCCGTTACCGATGATGAGGCCGACGTATTCATCGAATCGTGGGTGCATGAAGTTGGCAAGATTTGGCCCAACGTCAATAATTCCACCCGGCTTTCTGCGCGCATCGTCACCGCGATGGTTGGCTGGGCGTTGACCAGCTTGATGATGATGCTGCTGAGTGCCGAAGCGGAGATGAGCGCTGAGTTTTTCCACGGAGATTTTGATCTCAATGACCTCGACCTTGCGATGGTGGTTGACCGCATGGCGCCGATCGCCGATCAGGTGCTTGCGAAGAACCCAGCGAACCTCACCGATGAAGCTCAGATGATTCGCCAAGATCTCCGCGAGACATTCGAGGCTATGTACCGCTACGCCGAACGTGGCCGTGACCCCCGATTCCCCGAGGTGGCAGCATTCGCTCGTTCGGTAGTGGAATTGCTGGAGGCTCCCAATACAACTGCCTCTTTCTCACCTAGTAGGGCATCGGGGCAGGTATGA
- the mltG gene encoding endolytic transglycosylase MltG: MRMEPKYVKRRQRALAVLVATLILLVGAIVYIGVSVVNKGNEDYKGSGNGVVQLVEIPEGSSLSELGPELAERGIVASNNAFQTAAFANENAAAVKPGFYRLQERMSADAAVAALLDPNNLVDLLDIQGGSTLMDVSVVGGSTRDGIYSQISAVSCQESNDNCVTPEQLQEVAANTNPAELGVPEWAQEAVAARGADPRRLEGLIVPGSYVVDPNADAKAILKDLLTRSATKFEETGIEAKAQAQNLTPYQLVTAASLVEREAPAGDFDKVARVILNRLAVPQRLEFDSTVNYDLSEQEVATTDEDRARVTAWNTYAMEGLPQTPIASASLEAIDAIENPAVGEWLYFVTIDQQGTTVFSNTFDEHQAATQLSIDNGVLDSNRETVAPVAPVDEAAPAGEAAPVQ; the protein is encoded by the coding sequence ATGAGAATGGAACCGAAGTATGTCAAGCGTCGCCAGCGCGCGCTTGCGGTGTTAGTCGCAACGCTCATCTTGCTTGTCGGCGCGATTGTCTACATTGGCGTCTCCGTCGTCAACAAGGGCAATGAGGACTACAAAGGTTCCGGTAACGGCGTGGTTCAACTCGTTGAAATTCCCGAAGGTTCCAGCCTTTCAGAGCTAGGACCTGAGCTCGCGGAGCGAGGCATCGTCGCATCGAATAACGCCTTCCAAACGGCAGCCTTTGCCAACGAAAATGCCGCCGCGGTAAAGCCCGGCTTCTACCGCCTTCAGGAGCGCATGAGCGCAGACGCTGCGGTCGCGGCCTTGCTCGACCCAAATAACTTGGTCGATCTGCTCGACATTCAAGGCGGTTCAACGCTCATGGACGTCAGTGTCGTCGGCGGCAGTACCCGGGACGGAATTTACTCTCAAATCTCAGCAGTCAGTTGCCAAGAATCCAATGACAACTGTGTTACTCCAGAGCAACTTCAGGAGGTCGCTGCAAACACCAACCCCGCGGAGCTCGGCGTCCCGGAATGGGCGCAGGAGGCGGTAGCGGCGCGTGGCGCGGACCCGCGTCGCCTGGAGGGACTCATCGTCCCGGGTAGCTATGTGGTTGACCCCAACGCTGACGCCAAGGCTATTCTCAAGGATCTGCTGACCCGTTCGGCAACGAAGTTTGAAGAAACGGGCATCGAAGCCAAGGCCCAAGCCCAAAACCTCACGCCTTATCAGCTCGTGACCGCAGCCTCCCTTGTCGAGCGCGAGGCACCAGCCGGGGACTTTGATAAGGTTGCTCGCGTTATTTTGAACCGACTAGCGGTTCCGCAGCGCCTGGAGTTTGACTCCACAGTGAATTATGACCTTTCCGAACAGGAAGTGGCCACCACCGACGAAGACCGCGCGCGGGTGACGGCCTGGAACACGTATGCGATGGAGGGGCTGCCGCAAACTCCAATTGCTAGCGCATCCTTGGAAGCAATCGATGCCATCGAGAATCCCGCCGTGGGTGAGTGGCTGTACTTTGTCACCATTGATCAGCAGGGCACCACCGTGTTTAGTAACACCTTCGATGAGCATCAGGCAGCCACCCAGCTGTCCATTGACAACGGCGTGCTCGATTCAAACCGTGAAACCGTGGCGCCTGTAGCCCCTGTCGACGAAGCAGCGCCGGCCGGAGAAGCTGCACCTGTTCAATAA
- a CDS encoding replication-associated recombination protein A: protein MTSDPDAGLFAVPSQVRQASASRSSVFEAGAHAPLAARMRPRNLDEIVGQEHLLGPGKPLRRLIEGSGEASVILYGPPGTGKTTIASLISSATGHRFVGLSALDSGVKEVRAVIEAARQDLIDGERTVLFIDEVHRFSKTQQDALLAAVENRTVLLVAATTENPSFSVVAPLLSRSLILQLESLGPEDIKTVILRALADERGFAGSLRIAPEALEQLVQLAGGDARRSLTYLEAVAEGLEPGSEITLETVAHSIDRAVVRYDRDGDQHYDVTSAFIKSIRGSDVDATLHYLARMIDAGEDPRFIARRLIVHAAEDIGLADPQALQVAVAAAESAQLIGMPEARIPLAEAAIYLALAPKSNSVIMAIDAALQDVRQGKTPPVPPHLRDGHYQGAKDLGNAVGYVYPHDDLRGVVTQRYIPEGLEQAVYYQPSEHGGEKRISEFIGRLRRIVRGQ from the coding sequence ATGACCAGCGATCCCGATGCGGGACTATTCGCAGTCCCGAGCCAGGTACGACAGGCCAGCGCGAGCCGTTCGTCAGTTTTTGAAGCCGGTGCTCATGCCCCATTGGCGGCTCGCATGCGCCCGCGCAACCTCGATGAGATCGTGGGGCAAGAGCATCTGCTAGGCCCTGGAAAACCGCTGCGCCGGTTGATCGAAGGCTCGGGCGAGGCATCTGTCATCTTGTATGGGCCGCCGGGTACGGGCAAGACAACCATCGCTTCGCTCATTAGCTCGGCAACGGGGCATCGTTTCGTGGGTTTGTCGGCACTAGATTCTGGGGTCAAAGAAGTACGAGCTGTGATTGAAGCAGCCCGGCAAGATCTTATCGACGGCGAGCGCACGGTCTTATTTATCGACGAGGTCCACCGTTTTTCCAAGACCCAACAAGACGCGCTTTTGGCGGCGGTGGAAAACCGGACAGTGCTCCTTGTCGCAGCTACCACCGAGAATCCCTCATTTTCTGTGGTTGCTCCCCTGCTTTCGCGTTCGCTCATCCTCCAATTGGAATCACTTGGCCCGGAGGACATCAAGACAGTCATACTAAGAGCGCTTGCCGATGAACGCGGTTTCGCAGGATCCCTGCGCATCGCACCGGAGGCTCTGGAACAACTTGTGCAACTAGCCGGTGGCGACGCGCGGCGCTCGTTGACTTATCTTGAGGCAGTAGCCGAGGGGCTTGAACCGGGCAGCGAGATCACGTTAGAGACTGTCGCCCACAGCATTGATCGGGCTGTGGTGCGCTACGACAGGGACGGTGATCAGCACTACGACGTTACCTCTGCTTTTATTAAATCCATTCGCGGCTCAGACGTTGATGCCACCTTGCACTACCTTGCCCGCATGATCGACGCGGGGGAGGACCCGCGGTTCATTGCCCGCAGACTGATCGTTCATGCAGCCGAGGACATTGGCCTCGCTGACCCACAGGCACTTCAGGTTGCGGTTGCTGCGGCCGAGTCGGCCCAGCTCATCGGGATGCCCGAGGCGCGTATCCCGTTGGCTGAGGCGGCGATCTATCTTGCACTTGCACCGAAATCCAATTCGGTGATCATGGCCATTGATGCCGCGCTGCAGGATGTGCGCCAGGGGAAAACCCCGCCGGTGCCACCGCATCTTCGCGACGGCCACTACCAGGGCGCAAAGGACTTAGGCAACGCCGTGGGGTATGTCTATCCGCATGATGACCTACGAGGGGTAGTAACGCAGCGGTACATTCCCGAAGGGCTCGAGCAGGCTGTATATTATCAACCTTCCGAGCATGGCGGGGAGAAGCGAATTAGCGAATTCATCGGACGCTTAAGGCGCATCGTCCGCGGCCAATGA
- the alaS gene encoding alanine--tRNA ligase — protein sequence MQTHEIRERFTNHFVKAGHTPVPSASLILDDPNLLFVNAGMVPFKPYFLGQQNPPFPNGTATSIQKCVRTLDIEEVGITTRHNTFFQMAGNFSFGQYFKEGAIKHAWSLLTGSLEEGGYGLDPERLWVTVYLDDDEAADIWHKEIGIPTERIQRLGMADNYWSMGIPGPCGPCSEIYYDRGPEYGAEGGPIADDNRYMEIWNLVFMQNERGEGIGKDNFEILGPLPKKNIDTGLGVERVACILQGVDNVYETDLLRPVIDVAQQLTGTTYGTKHEDDIRFRVIADHSRTGMMLILDGVTPGNEGRGYILRRLLRRIIRSARLLGATGHTMEQFMNTIMDTMTPSYPEIEDNRERILRVAVTEENAFLKTLESGTTLFEEAAQAVKASGKTTIEGADAFALHDTYGFPIDLTLEMAAEAGLEVDTEGFDTLMAEQRARAKADNRAKKHGHADLSIYREWVDNNPTEFAGYEELETTSKVIGLLADGAKVEEVSEGQQVEVVLDVTPLYAEAGGQLGDRGVITVGDTLLKVDDVQKIGKKLWVHKATVAKGGLAIGDEVRATVDDAWRHAARQAHSATHLIHAALRQVLGPTAVQAGSMNKPGYLRFDFNYTESLTPGQLAQIEAITNEAVDTDWAVNTIETSLDEAKAMGAMALFGENYGNVVRVVEIGGPFSMELCGGTHVAHSSQIGPVAILGESSVGSGVRRIEAYSGLDSFRYLSKERALMEGVASSLKAPSADVPDRIAALAHKLKEAEKVIEDMRKAQLLAESAGLANKAEQLNGFEVITLGLSKGTEAGDLRTIAQDVKNAFGDKAGVVVLAAEDASGKVPFVAAATKAAVARGVKAGDLVKTLGGYIDGRGGGKPDMAQGSGANAAGLQAGFAAVRDELGKLA from the coding sequence GTGCAGACCCATGAGATCCGGGAGCGCTTCACCAACCATTTCGTCAAGGCTGGCCACACACCGGTCCCAAGCGCATCACTCATCCTGGATGACCCGAACCTCCTGTTCGTCAACGCGGGCATGGTTCCCTTCAAGCCGTACTTCTTGGGTCAGCAGAATCCTCCTTTCCCGAACGGCACCGCCACCTCCATTCAGAAGTGTGTGCGCACCCTCGACATCGAGGAGGTGGGTATTACCACCCGCCACAACACCTTCTTCCAGATGGCCGGCAACTTCTCTTTCGGCCAGTACTTCAAGGAAGGCGCGATTAAGCATGCCTGGTCTTTGCTGACGGGGTCGCTCGAAGAAGGTGGCTATGGTCTCGATCCCGAGCGCTTGTGGGTGACCGTCTACCTCGACGATGATGAGGCCGCCGACATCTGGCACAAGGAGATCGGGATCCCCACCGAGCGTATCCAACGCCTGGGCATGGCGGATAACTACTGGTCCATGGGCATCCCTGGACCATGCGGTCCCTGCTCCGAGATTTATTACGACCGCGGCCCGGAATACGGTGCTGAGGGCGGCCCGATCGCCGACGATAATCGTTACATGGAGATCTGGAACCTAGTCTTCATGCAAAACGAGCGTGGCGAGGGAATTGGCAAGGATAATTTCGAGATCCTCGGCCCCCTGCCGAAGAAGAACATCGACACCGGCCTCGGCGTCGAGCGCGTGGCCTGCATCCTCCAGGGTGTAGACAACGTCTATGAGACCGACCTTTTGCGCCCCGTCATCGACGTTGCGCAGCAGTTGACCGGCACGACCTATGGCACCAAGCACGAGGACGACATTCGCTTCCGTGTCATCGCCGACCACTCCCGCACCGGCATGATGCTCATCCTCGACGGTGTCACCCCGGGCAATGAGGGCCGTGGCTACATCCTGCGCCGCCTGCTTCGTCGGATCATTCGCTCCGCACGTCTTTTGGGCGCGACCGGCCACACCATGGAGCAGTTCATGAACACCATCATGGACACCATGACCCCGTCCTACCCGGAGATTGAGGACAACCGCGAGCGCATCCTGCGCGTGGCAGTCACCGAGGAAAATGCCTTCCTGAAGACGTTGGAGTCGGGCACGACCCTGTTTGAGGAGGCTGCCCAGGCCGTCAAGGCGTCCGGCAAGACCACCATCGAGGGCGCCGATGCTTTCGCCCTCCACGACACCTACGGTTTCCCCATCGACCTCACGCTCGAAATGGCTGCCGAGGCCGGACTCGAGGTGGACACCGAGGGCTTCGACACCCTCATGGCGGAGCAGCGTGCCCGCGCCAAGGCCGACAACCGTGCCAAGAAGCACGGCCATGCGGACCTGTCGATCTACCGTGAGTGGGTGGATAATAACCCGACCGAGTTCGCGGGTTATGAGGAGCTGGAGACCACCTCGAAGGTCATCGGTTTGCTTGCCGACGGTGCCAAGGTCGAGGAGGTCTCGGAAGGCCAGCAGGTCGAGGTCGTCCTCGACGTCACTCCGCTATACGCAGAGGCCGGCGGCCAGCTCGGCGATCGCGGTGTCATCACCGTGGGCGATACCCTGCTCAAGGTCGACGACGTTCAGAAGATTGGCAAGAAGTTGTGGGTACACAAGGCTACCGTTGCCAAGGGTGGGCTCGCCATCGGTGACGAGGTGCGTGCCACCGTCGATGATGCATGGCGCCATGCCGCACGCCAGGCTCATTCTGCGACCCACCTCATTCACGCAGCCCTGCGCCAGGTGCTCGGCCCGACGGCAGTGCAGGCCGGTTCGATGAACAAGCCCGGCTACCTACGCTTCGACTTCAACTACACCGAGTCTTTGACCCCCGGCCAGCTCGCACAGATCGAGGCCATCACCAACGAGGCCGTGGACACCGACTGGGCGGTCAATACGATCGAGACCTCCCTCGATGAGGCCAAGGCAATGGGCGCGATGGCCCTTTTCGGAGAAAACTATGGCAATGTTGTCCGCGTCGTGGAGATCGGCGGCCCCTTCTCCATGGAGCTGTGCGGTGGTACTCACGTTGCCCACTCCAGCCAGATCGGCCCCGTAGCCATCCTGGGTGAGTCTTCTGTTGGTTCTGGTGTCCGCCGCATCGAGGCTTACTCCGGCTTGGACTCTTTCCGCTACCTGTCCAAAGAGCGCGCGCTCATGGAAGGTGTTGCCTCCTCATTGAAGGCGCCTTCGGCCGACGTTCCGGATCGCATCGCTGCCTTGGCACACAAGCTAAAGGAAGCAGAGAAGGTCATTGAGGATATGCGCAAGGCACAGCTGCTGGCGGAGTCCGCAGGACTGGCCAACAAGGCCGAGCAGCTCAACGGTTTTGAGGTAATTACCTTAGGCCTTTCCAAGGGCACCGAGGCCGGCGATTTGCGTACCATCGCTCAAGATGTCAAAAACGCTTTCGGCGATAAGGCTGGTGTCGTGGTTTTGGCCGCCGAGGATGCTTCCGGAAAGGTTCCGTTCGTTGCCGCTGCAACCAAGGCTGCTGTCGCACGCGGGGTCAAGGCTGGTGATTTGGTTAAGACCCTCGGTGGATATATCGACGGCCGCGGTGGCGGCAAGCCCGATATGGCGCAGGGCTCTGGTGCCAATGCCGCTGGCCTGCAGGCCGGTTTCGCAGCCGTTCGCGATGAGCTCGGCAAGCTGGCCTAG
- the ypfJ gene encoding KPN_02809 family neutral zinc metallopeptidase, whose product MTFRGDIQKTSNRARTGGGGRRVAAGGGIGTLVLVGLFLLMGGNPADIGQFLGSDQVTQGDSANGTDSGGLDHCKTGEDANTYDDCRVEFTAMSVDQMWEEQLKAQAGIDYIQPGLVVFTDTTSSGCGMATSATGPFYCPGDESAYFDISFFDQLPRYGGANTPFAVEYIVAHEFGHHIQQLEGTLSLSNYNDPGADSNAVKIELQADCYAGMWAHYADKGANAYLEPITEEQVNDAITAARAVGDDNIQARSGGEVRPDLFTHGTSEQRQEAFLAGYYSGKMSACDTLGRGVYSS is encoded by the coding sequence ATGACATTTCGTGGCGACATTCAAAAGACCTCCAATCGCGCCCGAACCGGCGGCGGTGGGCGCCGGGTGGCAGCCGGCGGTGGCATCGGCACGCTAGTACTGGTCGGACTGTTCCTGCTTATGGGAGGCAACCCCGCTGATATCGGCCAGTTCCTTGGCAGCGACCAGGTCACGCAAGGCGATTCCGCAAATGGCACCGATTCCGGCGGACTCGACCACTGCAAGACCGGCGAGGACGCCAATACATATGACGATTGCCGAGTTGAGTTCACGGCCATGAGCGTGGATCAGATGTGGGAAGAACAGCTCAAGGCACAGGCTGGCATTGACTACATCCAGCCGGGCTTAGTCGTATTCACCGACACCACTTCTTCAGGTTGCGGCATGGCAACATCGGCCACCGGCCCCTTCTACTGCCCCGGCGATGAGTCAGCATATTTTGATATCTCCTTCTTCGACCAGCTGCCGCGATACGGCGGCGCCAATACGCCGTTCGCTGTCGAATACATCGTCGCCCACGAGTTCGGTCACCACATTCAACAACTCGAGGGCACGCTGAGCTTGTCCAATTACAACGATCCCGGCGCCGATTCCAACGCGGTGAAGATTGAGCTGCAAGCCGACTGCTACGCAGGAATGTGGGCCCATTACGCCGATAAAGGCGCCAACGCTTACCTTGAGCCCATTACTGAGGAACAGGTCAACGACGCGATCACCGCCGCCCGCGCAGTCGGCGATGACAACATCCAAGCCCGTTCTGGCGGCGAGGTTCGCCCGGATCTGTTTACCCACGGAACCTCGGAGCAACGCCAGGAGGCGTTTCTGGCTGGATACTACAGCGGCAAGATGAGCGCCTGCGACACCTTAGGCCGCGGCGTATATTCCAGCTAA